GACGTGGTCGAGACCCTGGCCGCCCAGGACTCGCTGTTCAGCGTGACCACCCTCGCCGCCACCGGCAGCAGCACCCGGGTGGTGGGGGCGCTGGCCGGGGTGCGGCACGCCGCCGGTGACCCGCAGGCCGTGGTGGACCTGCTGGCCGACCCGGCGGTACGGGTGGTCACCCTGACGGTGACCGAGAAGGCGTACCAGCTCGACCCGGCCACCGGGCGGCTGCGCCCCGACCCGGCGCTCGTCGCCGACCTGCGCGGTGACCGTCCGCCGACGACCGTGCCGGGGCTGCTGCTGCGCGGCCTGCAGGCCCGGGCGGCGGCGCAGGCCGGGCCGGTCGCGCTGGTCAGCTGCGACAACCTGCCGGCCAACGGCAGCCGGCTGCGTTCCCTGGTGTACCAGGGGCTGGAGCGGGCGCGGGTGCCCGACGGGCTGCTCGACTGGGTGTCCGGCCAGGTCACCTTCCCGGCGACCATGGTGGACCGGATCGTGCCGGCCAGCACGGCCGAGACGCTGACCGCCGCCCGGCAGGCCCTCGGGGTCAGCGACCTGGCCGCGGTGGCGGCGGAGCCGTACCGGCAGTGGGTGGTCGAGGACGACTTCCCCGGCGGCCGGCCGGCCTGGGAGCGGGCCGGCGCGGTGCTCACCGACGACGCCGGGGCGTGGGAGCGGTTGAAGCTGCGCACCCTCAACGGGGTGCACTCGGCCATCGCCTACCTGGGCGCGCTGGCCGGGTACGAGACGATCGCCGACGCGCTGGCCATGCCGCACCTGGGCACCGTGCTGCGGCGGCTGATCGACGAGGAGATCGCGGCGAGTTTCACCGGGCCGGAGGGGGTCTCGGTGACCGGGTACGGCGACGAGGTGCTGGCCCGCTTCGCCAACCCGGCGATCCGGCACCGCACCCTCCAGGTGGCCATGGACGGCTCGCAGAAGCTGCCCCAGCGGATCCTGCACACCGTGGCCGACCTGCGCGCCGCCGGCCGGTCGGCGCGGTGGGCGGCGTTGGTGGTGGCGGCCTGGATCCGGTTCGTCGGCGGGCGGGCCGACGACGGCACCGCACTGCCCCTGCAGGATCCGCTGGCCGAGCAGATCCGGGCGGCCCTGGCCGGGGCCGGCGACAGTCCGGCGCGGACGGTGCAGGCGCTGTTCGCCCTGGCCGAGGTCTTCCCCGTCGAGGTCGCCGCCGACGACCAGGTGCGTACCGACGTCACCGAGTGGCTGACCGCGCTGTCCCGGCACGGCGTCGAGGCGACCCTGGCCGGTGCGGCGTGACCCGCGACGCACCCGCCGGCACGCCCGGCCCGGTCACCCGGGTGGCGTTGATCGGCGCGAACGGGCACGGGCGGTCGCACCGTCGGGTGATCGCCGGATTGCAGGCCGCCGGCCGGGTACGGCTGGTCGGGCTGGTCGACGTGCGACCGGTCGAGGACGAGCCGGAGGCGCCGGTGCCCGCCGACACGCTGGTGGGCACCGACCACCGGGCGATGCTGGCCGCCGCCGAGCCGGACGTGGTGGTGCTCTGCACCCCACCGCACACCCATCTGCCGATCGCCTCGGACGTGCTGGCCGCCGGGGCCGACCTGCTGATGGAGAAGCCTCCGGTGCTGTCCATGGCGGAACACCGGCGGCTGGTCGACCTGCTGGCCCGCACCGGTCGGGTCTGCCAGGTCGGGTTCCAGGCGCTCGGCTCGGCCGCCCTGGCCGAGTTGGCCGCCGCGATCGACGCCGGCCGGCTGGGCACGGTCACCGACATCAGCACCGTCGCCTCCTGGCAGCGCTCCGACGGCTACTACGCCCGCGCTCCGTGGGCGGGCCGGCGTACCCTCGACGGTCGGCCGGTGCTCGACGGCGCGTTGGCGAACCCGCTGGCGCACGCGGTCATGCAGTCCCTGGCCGTCGCCGAGCTGGCCACCGGCGCGCCGGTGGTCCCGGCCGAGATCGAGCTGGAACGCTACCGGGTCCGGCCGATCGAGGTCGACGACACCGCCACCCTGCGCGTGGTGCCGGTCGACGGGCCGCCCATCGTGGTCGCGGTGACCCTGGCCGGGGAGGACTTCGTCCCCGGTGAGGTGATCGTGACCGGCACCGCCGGCCGGGCCGTGCTGGAGTACCCGACCGACCGACTGCGGCTGCCCGGTGAGGCCGGACTGCGGACCGTGCCGGGACGTCGCGGCCTGCTGGCGAACCTGCTCGACCACCGGGCCGACCCGGTCGGGGTGCCGCTGATCGCGCCGCTGGCACGCACCGCGCCGTTCACCGCCGTGCTGGAGGCGGTCACCGGTGCCCCCGAGCCGACCCTGCTCGACGACGACCGGCTGGTGACCACCGGCACCGGGGCGGACCGGGTACGCAGCATCCGGGGCGTCAACGCCGCCCTGCGTCAGGCGGCTGAGGGCGGCCTGCTGCTGTCGGAGCTGCCGGTGCCGTGGGCGGTCGGGCCGCACCGGGTTGACCTGACCGGATTTACTGCAACATAGCTGCACATAAAAGTCATTGACTCTTTTGCGCGTTTCTCCCTACCGTTAGACATCGAGGCACATCACTTCGAAACTCATCCCCGAGAAGCTCGGAGAACGCCCATGCGCCGTACCACCACCAGCGCGGCGATGGCCGCGGCCCTGCTCCTGACCAGCGCCGCGCCCGCCGCGGCGGCCGGGACCACCACCGCTGCCCGCACCGCGACGACCGGGACACACACCGCCGCGTCGGTCGCGGCACACACGGCCGCCGCAGGCGCGCAACCGAAGGTCCCCCTCGCCGCGCGGCTGCTCGGTCGCCAGGCACTGCCGGCCGGTGACGGCTGGGCCGCGGCCGGACCGGGCACCACCGGCGGTTCCACGGCCACCGCCGACCAGGTCCACCTGGTACGCGACCGGGCCGGACTGGTCCGGGCGCTCGGCGGTGACAACGCCACCAACCGGTTCAACGCCACCCCGAAGATCATCTACGTCGAGGGGGCCGTCGACGGCTTCGAGGGCCCCGACGGCGCACCGCTGGGCTGCGACGACCTCGCCGACCCGGAGTACTCCCTGCCCGCCTACCTGGCCGCGTACGACCCGGCGGGCTGGGGACGGGTGGCGCCCAGCGGGCCGTTGGAGGCCGCCCGGGTGCGTTCGGTGGCCAACCAGACCCGGCAGACGCAGATCAACGTCGGGCCGAACACCACAATCGTGGGGCTGCGCGGGGCCACGTTGACCGGGCTGACCCTGATGATCGACACCGCGAACAACGTCATCGTGCGCAACCTCACCTTCGACGACGCCCGGGACTGCTTCCCGGCCTGGTCACCCACCGACGGTGAGACCGGCAACTGGAACTCCCAGTACGACCAGATCTCGGTGCGGCGCAGCGCGAACGTCTGGGTCGACCACAACACCTTCACCGACGGCGACAACCCGGACAGCGCCCAGCCGAGCTACTTCGGCCGGCCGTACCAGGTGCACGACGGGTCGCTGGACATCACCCACACCGCCAACCTGGTCACCGCCTCGTTCAACCGGTTCGTCGGGCGGGACAAGCTGATGCTGATCGGCTCCTCCAACACCGTCGGACCGGACGTCGGCCGGCTCAACGTCACCCTGCACCACAACGTCTTCGACGGCGTGCTGCAACGGCTGCCCCGGGTGCGCTTCGGCCAGGTGGACCTCTACAACAACTTCTACCGGCTGGCCGGCCCCGGCTTCGAGTACGCCGTCGGCGTCGGCGTGCAGTCGGCGGTGTACGCGGAGAACAACTACTTCGCCCTCGGCGCCGACATCGCCGCCGCGGACCTGCTGTACGACTGGGGCGGCACCGCGATCACCACCCGGGGCAACTGGGTACGCGCCACCGGTGACCGGGCCCGCCCGGTGGACCTGGTCGCGGCCTACAACGCCGCCCACGAGCCGGACCTGGGCTCCGACGCCGGCTGGACCCCGACCCTGCGGGCCGGGCCGGTGCTGCCCGCGGCGCTGGTGCCGCTGACCGTACCGCTGCTGGCCGGCGCCGACCGACTGCCGGTCTGACTCCCGACGCCACGTCGCCGGGCCAGGGTCGGGCCGGCGATCCCCGCCGCGTCCCGCCGCTCGGTCCGCGTGGTCGCACCGGGCCGACACCGTCACGGTGTCGGCCCGGTGCGACCGTGGTGGCGACCGGAGACGGAACGTCGCCGACGTTCCCACCGGACCGGTGCGAGTCCGACGGGAGGAGGGGCGGGTTCCGGGCCGGGCGGCCACCGGACCGGCGCGGGACGGTGCGGGCCCGCGCCGAGGGTCAGTCCGAACGGGCGGCGGCCAGTCCGGCCAGGGCCTGGTCGCGTTCGTCGAAGGTGAGGAAGACGGTGTCCAGCCGCATGGTGTGCAGCACGGTGAGCACGAACCGCGACGGCGCCACCAGGCACAGCGGGAGACCCCGTTGCCGGGCGTCGTTGTGGGCCCGGACCAGGATGCCGAGCCCGGTGGAGTCGATCAGGTCCACCCGGGAGAGGTCGAGCAGCACCGGACGGTCGGCCGTGATCGCCTCGGCCAGCGCCTCGCGCAGCGGCTCGGCCACCGCCAGGTCGATGTCGCCGTTGGGCCGGACCACCACCGCCCCGGGCAGCCGGTCGACCGCCACCTGCCAGGTCCGCGCCTCGACCGGACCGGCCGACTGGCCCCCGGTCGGGGTGTCCAGCGGGCCGGTCGGGCAGCGCGGACAGCGGTGCGGCCCGGTGGCGAACGCGGACCCGCTCCAGGCGCTCTCGGCGATCACCGGCCAGACCAGGTCCGGCTCCCGCAGGTGCGTGGTGCGTTCGGTCTGGGTGTTGCCGCAACAGTCACAGATGAGCTGCACGGTGTCGGGGCGCAGGCCGGGTACGACAGTCATGTGGCACCTCCGGTGACGCGTCCGCCCACCCGGACCGGGTGGACGGTTGGTGCGTGGCGGGGCCGGCCCGAACCGGTGCCGTCCCCGCCCGGCACCCCTCGCGGGCCGCCGCCGGACGCGGTCAACCCCGGGTCTCCGCCCTCGAACCGACAGCCGTACCGTCGTGGCCGGTCGATGCGACCGCCCGTGCCGGTACGACGTACAGGACCTGGTCGACCTGGGCGACCTGGAGCAGCCGGCTCAGCCGGGACGACGGTGAGCGCAGGACGAGCCGGCCACCGAGGGAGAACATCCGGCGGTGCGCGTCGAGCAGCAGCGCGATACCGGCGGCGTCGATGTTGGCGCAGGAGGTCAGGTCGATCACCAACCGCGTCGGGCGTAGCGCGAGCACCCGGTCCAGGACCGCACCGAGTTCTGCCACGGCGGCCAGGTCGAGCGGCTCGGTCAACGCCACCTCGACCAGTTCGGTCGCGGGCGGCCGGGCCGGATCGATCCGTCCGGTGTTCCGGGCCCTGCTCATCCGCACCTCCCACGTCCGGCACGTCGTGACCACCGGCCGCCCGACCGTTGCTCGGCGGCTGCGCCGAGCTTGCGGCAGACATGTGGCAACGACCACGCAGAGATGTGACGGTTTCATGACAACCGGACGGCGGCGGACGAATCGGGGGCGATTTGGCCACACCACCGACGGCCCGGATGATGGCCAGATGACCGGAGTGCTGGTGATCGAGGACGATGACCGGATCCGCCTGTCGCTGCTGCTCGCCCTGGAGGACGAGGGCTACCAGGCACGGGGGGTCGCCACCGCCGAGGAGGGGCTGCTCGAGCAGCGCAGCCGGCCGGCGGAGACCGTTCTGGTGGACCTGATGCTGCCCGGAGTGGACGGTTTCGAGTGCATCCGGCAGCTACGCCGCAACGACGGCGTAGCCATCGTGGTGGTCAGCGCCCGCGACGACACCCACGACATCGTCGCGGCGCTGGAGGCCGGCGCCGACGACTACCTGGTCAAACCGGTGGCGATCAAGGAGTTGTCGGCCCGGCTGCGGGCCCTGCGCCGGCGCGGCCGGGTGGTCGGGGCACAGCCGACGGTGCCGAGCCTGGTCTTCGGCGAGTTGGAGATAGTCCCCGACGGCGGTGAGGTACGCCTACGCGGCGAGCCGGTGTCGGTCACCCGCACCGAGTTCCGGTTGCTCTGCGAGCTGGCCCAGCACCCGGGCCGGATCCTGTCCCGCCAGCAGCTGCTGCAACGGGTGTGGGACCACACCGTCGGCGACGAACGCCTGGTCGACGTGCACGTGGGCCGACTGCGGCAGAAGATCGAGCAGGACACCACCCGCCCCCGGTACCTGCTCACCGTCCGGGGCCTCGGCTACAAGTTGCAGCGGTGAGAAGCACCGGCCTGCGGACCCGGGTGACGGCCGGTTTCACCGCCGGCGCGTTGGCCCTGTCCACCGCGATCGCGCTGGTGAGCTACCAGGTGACCCGGGGCTCGCTGCTGGCCGAGCGGGAACGCACCGCCGTACAGGCGGCGTACCTGGACTCGACCGTGGTGCAGTCGGGCCTGGCCGCCGAGCAACCGGACATCCTGGAGATCCTGCGTTCGCTGGACACCGGCGGGGACCGGCGCGCGGTGCTGCACCGCGACGGCACCTGGTACGCGCGCAACCTGGACGCCGGCATCACCTCGGCCATCCCCGCCGCCCTGCAACAGCTCACCCAGCAGGGCGAGCCCGCCGTGCAACGGGTCCAGGCCGGCGGCGCGCCGGCCCTGGTGGTCGGGGTGCCGCTGGCCGACGGCACGACCTTCTACGAGGTGGACTCGCTGGCCGAGCTGCAGCACACCCTGCGGGTGCTGGCCATCGTGCTGACCCTGGTCGCGCTGAGCACCGCGGTCGCCGCCGCCGCCCTGGGCCGGCACGCCACCGGGTACGTGCTCCGGCCGTTGCGCTCGGTCACCGACGCGGCCGAGGAGATCACCTCCGGTAACCTGACCGCCCGGCTCGACCCCGCCACCGAGCCGGACCTGGCCCGGCTCACGGCCTCCTTCAACGGCATGGTCGACCAGCTCTCCGCCCGGATGCAACGGGACCGCCGGTTCGCCGCCGACGTCAGCCACGAGCTGCGTTCCCCGCTGCAGACCCTGGAGGCCGCGGCCAGTGTGCTCAGTCGTCGCCGGGACCGGCTCGACGAGCGCAGCGGCACCGCGGTGGACCTGGTGAACGCCGAGATCTCCCGGTTCCAGGCCCTGGTCAACGACCTGATCGAGCTGGCCCGCAGCGACCAGCCCCCCGACCGCCGACCGGTCGACATGGTGGACCTGGCCCGTCAGGTGTGCCAGTCGCAGGGCGTGCCGGGCGACGTGGTGACCCTCGACGGGGGCGCCGACCCGGTCTGGCGGGTCGACCGGCGACGGATCACCCAGCTGCTGTCCAACCTGGTCGACAACGCGCAGCGGTACGGCGGCGGGGTGTGCGCGGTCCGCCTCGGCACCGGACCTGACGACCACCTGCTGACCGTCGAGGACGAGGGGCCCGGCATCCGCCCGGAGGACCGTGAGGTGATCTTCGACCGGTTCGTCCGGGGGCGCGCCGCCCACGTGCGGGGCGCCGGCGACGGGACCGGCCTGGGGCTCGCCCTGGTGGCCCAGCACGCCGCCGCGCACGACGGCACCGCCCAGGTGACCGACCGGCCCGGCGGCGGCGCCCGCTTCCAGGTGCGCCTGGCCCGGGAGGGCGGATGAGGACGCGGGCGCGGGTGCAACCACGGCTGACCCGGGACCTGGGGCTGCTGGCGGTCACCGCGATGCTGCTGGCCGGCTGCGGGGTTTCGGCGGAGGACCGGCCCCGGGTCATCGACCGGCCCGGCGGCCCGCATCCGGTGGGCACCAGCCCGGCCGCCCAACCGACCGGGCAGTTGACCGAGACGATCTGTTTCGTCCGCGACGAGCAGCTCGTGCGGGTCGACCGACAGGTGTCGGACGCGGCGACGCCCGTCGACCAGATCCGGTTCCTCGCCGACGGGCCGACCAGCGCCGAACGCGAGGCGGGGTTGAGCACCGCGCTCACCGGGGCCAGCCGGATCACCGGGGTACGTCTGGTCGGCCGGGAGGCGTTGGTCGACGTCGCCGACGGGCTGGTCGACACCGGCCGCACCGACGAGATGCTCGCCTTCGGTCAGGTGGTCTGCACACTGACCGCCCGGCCGGACGTCGACGGGGTGTCCTTCCTGCACGACAGCCGCCGGCTGGGGGTGCCCCGGGCGGACGGGTCGCTCTCCACCGGCCCGCTCACCGTCTCCGACTATCCCGTGCACCGCTGACGGTACGTACTAAGTTATAAGTTACGGATGGAATTCCCGGCGTACCTGGCCTCCATGCCGATGCACGCGATCACCGAGATCCACGGTGAGGCCGGCCTGCGGGCCCGGTTCGCCCTGGAGATCGCGGCGTTCGACCCGGCCGACCGGCAACGGCTGACCGAGGCGCTCGATCTCGCCGCCGAGCTGCACCGCGACGACCGGCGGGTCCGCGAGCCGTACCTCAACCACCTGCTGCGGGTGGCGATCCGGATGACGCACCACTACCAGGTGCGCGACGTGGACGTGATCGTGGCCGGGCTGCTGCACGACGCGGTCGAGGACCATCCGGCGGAGCTGGCCGCCCTCGACCCGGCCGGCGTCGCGGTGACGTCGGGGGCGCAGCCGGTCACCGCCCACGGCCCGGTCGACGCGGACACCGCCGGGGTCCGGGCCCGCACGGCGGCGCTGGCGGTGCTGGCCCGACGCTTCGGCCCCCGGGTCGCCCGGCTGGTCGCCGCGGTCACCAACCCGGTGTACGACCCGACCCGCGACCGCAACACCCAGTACCGCGAGCACGTGGCGGCCAGCCTGGACACCGAGCCGTGGGCCCGGGTCATCAAGCTCTCGGACTTCACCGACAACGGGGTCGGGGTGATCCACGCCGTCGGTCCCCGGGTGGCCCACTGGGCGGCCAAGTACCGCCCGCTGGTGCCGCTGCTGCGGGAGCTGGCCGGCCGGCCGGACACCCCCCTGTCCGCGCCGGTCAAGCAGCACATCTTCGACCAGCTCGACCTGGCCGAACAACGCTTCACCGCCATTTTGGAGTAAGGAAGGGCCCCCTCTTAACGCATCCGGTCGAGAGGGGTACCCCGCTCACCGCCCGACGCGTGCGGGCACGCGACTCGGCCCGGCCGCCACGTGAGCGGTCAGGTGGATCGGCCCAGCTGCCACGCGGGCATGGGCACGCGGGTCAGCCCCGCCGCGCGCGGGCATGGGCACGCGGGTCAGCCCGGCCGCGACGCGGGCAGGCACGCTGGTCAGGGGGTCAGGTCGCGGCGACGGAAGGCGACCAGTCCGGCCCCGGCCAGTGCCGCCGCGACCGCGGTCAGCACCACCAGCGGCAGCGCCGTCGCGTCGACCGCGGGTGCCGCCGGCACGTGGGTGAACGGGGAGACGTCGAGCACCGGCTGGGGCAGCTCCAACACCGCGCCGAGCTGCCCCACCAGCAGAAACAGCAGCAGCGTCGCCCAGGACAGCGGCACCGACCAGCGGGGCAGCACCCCGATCAGCACCACCACGATCCCGGCCAGCACCAGCAGCGCGGGCAGCCGGACCAGGGCCGCCGCGCTCAGGTCGACCGTCCGGCCCACCGGGTCCCCGGTGACCAGCCCCTGTCCGAGCCCGGTGCTGGCCCCACCGACCACCGTCAGCAGGGTGGCGCCGAGGACGGTGTTGAGCAGGTGCGCGCCGAGCCAGGCGTAGCGGTCGACCGAGGTGGCCAGCACCGCCTCCAACACCCCGTCGGTCTCCTCGGTACGCGCCCGCAGCAGCGCCTGCACCACGTACCCGCCGATGGTCAGGGCGAACAGCGCCAGCATCGCCGACAGGTACGCCTCGACGAGCACCGCGCCACCGCCGAGCTGGTTGACCATCTCGGCCGCCGTGGGGTTCTCCGCGACCATGTCGTCGATCTCGTCGGAGACCGCGCCCATCGCGAGGCCGAGCACCCCGATGCCGACCGCCCAGCCGAGCAGCACCCCGCGTTGCAGGTGCCACGCCAGCCCGATCGGGCTGCGCATGGCCGCCGTGGCGGTGGCCGGGCCGGGCCGGTCGGCGAGCAGTCCCGCGCCGAGATCCCGCCGGTCGGTCAACCGGTACGCCGCCACCACCGCGACCACCAGCAACCCGACCGGCAGCAGCAGCACCCACCACCGTTCCCCGTCGAACGGGCGGAGCTGGTTGCCCCAACCGAGCGGGGAGAGCCAGGACGGCCAGCCGCTGGTGTAGCTCAACCCGTCCGGGCTGACCTGCCCGAAGACGTCACCGGCGGCGCGCAGCGCGAAGGCGACCCCGACGGCCAGCGCGGCGAGGGCGTTGGCGCCCCGGGACGTACCGGAGAACTGCGCGGTGAGGCCGGCGACCGCGGCGAACGAGATACCGATCGAGCCGACGGCCGCCGCGGCGGCGACCGATCCGGCCACCGGCAGTCCCGCGGCGACCAGCGCCACCGCGACCCCGACGGTGGTCAGCAGGTTCGCTCCGATCACCACCAGCAGGGCGGCGGTGAGCAACGCGTACCGGCCGACCACGGCGGAGCCGAGCAGTTCGGCCCGGCCGGTCTCCTCGTTCTGCCGGGTGTGCCGCACGACGGCGAAGGTGCTCAGCAGGGCGGCCAGCACCGACAGGGTGAGGAAGGACTCGGTGGTCACCACCGAGCCGAGGCTGGTGCCGTGTACCGGCCCGTTGAAGGCGCGGGCGACCAGGCTGCTGGTCGCGGTGCGGGCGTAGGCGACGCGTTCGGACTCACCGGGGTAGATCCCGGCGATGCTCGCGGCCAGCGCGTTGGCCAGCAGCGGCGTGCCGAACACCCAGAGGCCGAGCTTGACCCGGTCCCGGCGCAGCGCCAGCCGGACCAGCCGGCCGGTGCCGGTCACGGCGCTCACCGCTCACCCCGCACGTCCGCCGGTACGGCGGGCGGAGCTGGCGGCACCGGTGGGGGCGGCGTGGCCAGGTCGGGCCCCGGCCCGCCGTAGTGGCGCAGGAACAGCTCCTCCAGGGTCGGCGGGGTGCTGGTGAGCGTCCGGACGCCCAGCGGCAGCAGGTGGGCGAGAAGTCCGGCGAGGTGCTCCTGTTCCACCTCCAAATGGGCGCGGTGGGCACCGGCGGTGGCCACGTTCACCCCGGTGAGCCGGTCCAGCCCGGTCAGTGGCCGGTCGGTCTCGACGGTGACCGAGGTACGGGTGAGGTGCCGCAGCTCGGCCAGGGTGCCGTGCTCGACGGTCCGGCCGTCGCGGATGATGCTCACCCGGTCGCAGAGCGCCTCCACCTCGGCCAGCACGTGGCTGGAGAGCAGGACCGTGCCGCCGGCCTGGCTGAACCGGCGTACCTCGGCCTGGAAGACCGACTCCATCAGCGGATCGAGTCCGGAGGTCGGCTCGTCCAGCACCAGCAGCTCCACATCGGAGGCGAGGGCCGCGACGATCGCCACCTTCTGCCGGTTGCCCTTGGAGTACGCCCGGCACCTCTTCGTCGGGTCCAGCTCGAAGCGGCTCAGCAGCTCGTCCCGACGACGCCGGTCCAGGCCGCCGCGCAACGCGCCGAACAGGTCGATCGCCTGGCCTCCGGTGAGGTTCGGCCACAGGTTGACGTCGCCGGGCACGTACGCCAACCGCCGGTGCAGGGCGACCGCGTCCCGCCACGGGTCGCCGCCGAGCAGGCGGACCGTGCCGGAGTCGTGGCGCAGCAGGCCGAGCAGGATCCGGATGGTGGTCGACTTGCCGCTGCCGTTGGGGCCGAGGAAGCCGTGCACCTCCCCCGCCTCGACGTGCAGGTCGAGGCCGTCCAGGGCGCGGGTACGGCCGAAGCTCTTCACCAGGTCGTCGACTGAGATCACGGTCATGTGG
Above is a window of Micromonospora yangpuensis DNA encoding:
- a CDS encoding mannitol dehydrogenase family protein encodes the protein MAVTVGVDRLGLGTLHRLPVESRPLVRPGEVPVGIVHLGLGAFHRAHQAVYTEEALGVAGGDWGIVGVAPRSTDVVETLAAQDSLFSVTTLAATGSSTRVVGALAGVRHAAGDPQAVVDLLADPAVRVVTLTVTEKAYQLDPATGRLRPDPALVADLRGDRPPTTVPGLLLRGLQARAAAQAGPVALVSCDNLPANGSRLRSLVYQGLERARVPDGLLDWVSGQVTFPATMVDRIVPASTAETLTAARQALGVSDLAAVAAEPYRQWVVEDDFPGGRPAWERAGAVLTDDAGAWERLKLRTLNGVHSAIAYLGALAGYETIADALAMPHLGTVLRRLIDEEIAASFTGPEGVSVTGYGDEVLARFANPAIRHRTLQVAMDGSQKLPQRILHTVADLRAAGRSARWAALVVAAWIRFVGGRADDGTALPLQDPLAEQIRAALAGAGDSPARTVQALFALAEVFPVEVAADDQVRTDVTEWLTALSRHGVEATLAGAA
- a CDS encoding Gfo/Idh/MocA family protein; the encoded protein is MTRDAPAGTPGPVTRVALIGANGHGRSHRRVIAGLQAAGRVRLVGLVDVRPVEDEPEAPVPADTLVGTDHRAMLAAAEPDVVVLCTPPHTHLPIASDVLAAGADLLMEKPPVLSMAEHRRLVDLLARTGRVCQVGFQALGSAALAELAAAIDAGRLGTVTDISTVASWQRSDGYYARAPWAGRRTLDGRPVLDGALANPLAHAVMQSLAVAELATGAPVVPAEIELERYRVRPIEVDDTATLRVVPVDGPPIVVAVTLAGEDFVPGEVIVTGTAGRAVLEYPTDRLRLPGEAGLRTVPGRRGLLANLLDHRADPVGVPLIAPLARTAPFTAVLEAVTGAPEPTLLDDDRLVTTGTGADRVRSIRGVNAALRQAAEGGLLLSELPVPWAVGPHRVDLTGFTAT
- a CDS encoding pectate lyase family protein, producing the protein MRRTTTSAAMAAALLLTSAAPAAAAGTTTAARTATTGTHTAASVAAHTAAAGAQPKVPLAARLLGRQALPAGDGWAAAGPGTTGGSTATADQVHLVRDRAGLVRALGGDNATNRFNATPKIIYVEGAVDGFEGPDGAPLGCDDLADPEYSLPAYLAAYDPAGWGRVAPSGPLEAARVRSVANQTRQTQINVGPNTTIVGLRGATLTGLTLMIDTANNVIVRNLTFDDARDCFPAWSPTDGETGNWNSQYDQISVRRSANVWVDHNTFTDGDNPDSAQPSYFGRPYQVHDGSLDITHTANLVTASFNRFVGRDKLMLIGSSNTVGPDVGRLNVTLHHNVFDGVLQRLPRVRFGQVDLYNNFYRLAGPGFEYAVGVGVQSAVYAENNYFALGADIAAADLLYDWGGTAITTRGNWVRATGDRARPVDLVAAYNAAHEPDLGSDAGWTPTLRAGPVLPAALVPLTVPLLAGADRLPV
- a CDS encoding STAS domain-containing protein translates to MTVVPGLRPDTVQLICDCCGNTQTERTTHLREPDLVWPVIAESAWSGSAFATGPHRCPRCPTGPLDTPTGGQSAGPVEARTWQVAVDRLPGAVVVRPNGDIDLAVAEPLREALAEAITADRPVLLDLSRVDLIDSTGLGILVRAHNDARQRGLPLCLVAPSRFVLTVLHTMRLDTVFLTFDERDQALAGLAAARSD
- a CDS encoding STAS domain-containing protein, with the protein product MSRARNTGRIDPARPPATELVEVALTEPLDLAAVAELGAVLDRVLALRPTRLVIDLTSCANIDAAGIALLLDAHRRMFSLGGRLVLRSPSSRLSRLLQVAQVDQVLYVVPARAVASTGHDGTAVGSRAETRG
- a CDS encoding response regulator transcription factor; translation: MTGVLVIEDDDRIRLSLLLALEDEGYQARGVATAEEGLLEQRSRPAETVLVDLMLPGVDGFECIRQLRRNDGVAIVVVSARDDTHDIVAALEAGADDYLVKPVAIKELSARLRALRRRGRVVGAQPTVPSLVFGELEIVPDGGEVRLRGEPVSVTRTEFRLLCELAQHPGRILSRQQLLQRVWDHTVGDERLVDVHVGRLRQKIEQDTTRPRYLLTVRGLGYKLQR
- a CDS encoding sensor histidine kinase; the protein is MRSTGLRTRVTAGFTAGALALSTAIALVSYQVTRGSLLAERERTAVQAAYLDSTVVQSGLAAEQPDILEILRSLDTGGDRRAVLHRDGTWYARNLDAGITSAIPAALQQLTQQGEPAVQRVQAGGAPALVVGVPLADGTTFYEVDSLAELQHTLRVLAIVLTLVALSTAVAAAALGRHATGYVLRPLRSVTDAAEEITSGNLTARLDPATEPDLARLTASFNGMVDQLSARMQRDRRFAADVSHELRSPLQTLEAAASVLSRRRDRLDERSGTAVDLVNAEISRFQALVNDLIELARSDQPPDRRPVDMVDLARQVCQSQGVPGDVVTLDGGADPVWRVDRRRITQLLSNLVDNAQRYGGGVCAVRLGTGPDDHLLTVEDEGPGIRPEDREVIFDRFVRGRAAHVRGAGDGTGLGLALVAQHAAAHDGTAQVTDRPGGGARFQVRLAREGG
- a CDS encoding GerMN domain-containing protein; the protein is MRTRARVQPRLTRDLGLLAVTAMLLAGCGVSAEDRPRVIDRPGGPHPVGTSPAAQPTGQLTETICFVRDEQLVRVDRQVSDAATPVDQIRFLADGPTSAEREAGLSTALTGASRITGVRLVGREALVDVADGLVDTGRTDEMLAFGQVVCTLTARPDVDGVSFLHDSRRLGVPRADGSLSTGPLTVSDYPVHR
- a CDS encoding HD domain-containing protein, translated to MEFPAYLASMPMHAITEIHGEAGLRARFALEIAAFDPADRQRLTEALDLAAELHRDDRRVREPYLNHLLRVAIRMTHHYQVRDVDVIVAGLLHDAVEDHPAELAALDPAGVAVTSGAQPVTAHGPVDADTAGVRARTAALAVLARRFGPRVARLVAAVTNPVYDPTRDRNTQYREHVAASLDTEPWARVIKLSDFTDNGVGVIHAVGPRVAHWAAKYRPLVPLLRELAGRPDTPLSAPVKQHIFDQLDLAEQRFTAILE
- a CDS encoding ABC transporter permease, with product MSAVTGTGRLVRLALRRDRVKLGLWVFGTPLLANALAASIAGIYPGESERVAYARTATSSLVARAFNGPVHGTSLGSVVTTESFLTLSVLAALLSTFAVVRHTRQNEETGRAELLGSAVVGRYALLTAALLVVIGANLLTTVGVAVALVAAGLPVAGSVAAAAAVGSIGISFAAVAGLTAQFSGTSRGANALAALAVGVAFALRAAGDVFGQVSPDGLSYTSGWPSWLSPLGWGNQLRPFDGERWWVLLLPVGLLVVAVVAAYRLTDRRDLGAGLLADRPGPATATAAMRSPIGLAWHLQRGVLLGWAVGIGVLGLAMGAVSDEIDDMVAENPTAAEMVNQLGGGAVLVEAYLSAMLALFALTIGGYVVQALLRARTEETDGVLEAVLATSVDRYAWLGAHLLNTVLGATLLTVVGGASTGLGQGLVTGDPVGRTVDLSAAALVRLPALLVLAGIVVVLIGVLPRWSVPLSWATLLLFLLVGQLGAVLELPQPVLDVSPFTHVPAAPAVDATALPLVVLTAVAAALAGAGLVAFRRRDLTP